The region AAAAATGCTTTCGCATCAACGTCGACAGCGGCAATGTCTAAGCGTTTTTCCGCAAGTAATGACTGTTTCGCGTCAGTCATGGTTTGCTGCATCAATTCTTGCTGCACAGCTGTTGGCAATTGAGTTAGCGGCTTGCGTTTGGCGTTAGCCGTTTGCCCAGCTATCGCTTGATCCAACTCTTGTTCAATAAAGGTTGGTTTTTCCGGCACTGAGATACAGCCTGCGAGAGCGATTAACGAGCTTGCTACAAACAGATAAATGGGAGACTTTTTCATATTCACTTCTTTTATTTATATGTCACGACAGGGTGAGTAAACAACACTAACTCTTTGCTTTTATCTTCTGATTGAAGGATAACCTGTCGCTCACTGATGTCTACAACCTGAAAACCATCAACCTGCTGCCCTTTGGCAACAAGCTGTCCACTAATAATTGCCTTGTAATTCGCACTGCGTTGTTCTGGCGTCAGTGCCGATGACTTTAACGAAGGGGCAATAATTGACTGCAAAACCAATTCACCTGGCTTTGGTACAGCACTTTGACCACTAGTTGACGACAGACCTGCCACCAGTGGTTTTGTTGGGTCAGTTGCCGCGCCAGCGTGCACACAGTAGCACAGTGCCAGCACACTGAAGGCAACAGGCGCAATATTTGAATAATTTCGTTGTCGTTTTTTTAACGCTACTCTACACACCGATAAATTCCTTTGCTGTACTCAGGCTATACAAAGTGACAGTTAACTCGTTACTCGGGTATTCCGTTACTTTTAACTCAAACTCTTGCCAAAAGAATTTCCACTTCATTTGCTCTAATTCAGCAAGGTAGGCCTGTAATGCGTTATATCGCCCTGTTAAGGTTAACTTGATACCGTGGCGATAAAGCGCCACGGTTTGCGCCTCGTTACCTGTATTCGCTGACGCTGCTATGCTTTCTGGTTCTGCTGTAGCCTCACCGCCTTCTGCCGTTTCGGCTTCACTAGCAACAAACAACGCACTGGGGGGAATCACTTCCAGTGCCGACAGAGAAACCCCCGGTTGCAGCGTTAACAACTCAATCAGCGCAATGCGCATTTGCACCGGATTAATAAGCTCTGAGGTGAGTGTCAGCAGCTCTTGGTCAATGTCGGCTAATAAGGCTTTTTGCTGTTCAATTTCGTTGCTCACCGCCTCGTTTGGATCTGAGCTTAACGCTGCTTGATATATGTCAATTGATGCCTGCGCGGTGTTAATCGAGTTATTCAAATCCCTAATACGCGCACGATCTTGTTCGGTTTGTTTGATATTAGGCTCAATAAACAGCGTAAAACCTAGGTACAAAATAAGAAACAAGCCCGCAAACAAGATGATGATCTGCTCGCGCTTGGTCAGTTGCAAAAACTTGTCTTGGTAGTGGCGCCACTGCTCCATTATTCGCTCTCCTCAACCAAGTTATCAGTTGAACTGACTTGGAACGCGATCAGCTTGTCTTCGCCTTCTATCATGCTCAGTTGCTGAAAGACCTGACCAGATAGCACTTGTGATTGCTCGAAGTTTGCTAGCCAATTCGGTACAGCATTCGCTTGACGCGCTTTCCCGGCAAAATAAAACTGATCTTCGTGAATTCGTATATGGTGCAAACTAATTTGCGCGCTGTGCAAGGCAGAAAGTTCCTTCATTGCCGCAGCAAATCCACCAATATAGGTATATTCGGTGTCAGTTAAGTGCCCGTGAAAGTATCGTTTGTTTCTGGTCAGCGCCTTTAATGTCGCCAGCTCGGTCGTCAAGACACTGTCAGCTTGCGCACTACTTTGCTGGGTTTTAAGTGTTTCAAGCTGCGCGTTGTAACTTTCATTTTGTTGATTGAGCTGCACCAGCTCGGTGGCGGTGTCAGACCGTTGAAAATGGCTATAACCGGCACCAGCCAACATCACCAACAAAGCGAGTAGCCAAATACTTATCACGGTTGACAAAGTCAACCATGGCTTCTTTGGCAGTAGTTCCGGTTGGAGTAAGTTAATTGATGACTTAATCATGGATCACTTGCTCCTCTGTTGACAATTGGTTAGCACTGAGCTGGCTAGCACCGATTGCCACAGCATACATACCTTTATCTTGGTGTTGTTCACTAAAGGTAAACGCCGCTACTGGTGTGTTAGTATTTTCGGCGAGTTTAGTAACGATATAATCTTTGGTTTTAATCGGCAGAATGACCTGAATCTCTTTGATCGGCGCCTGCTTGAGTTGCCGTTCAAAATAATCAGATGAACGTTGAATTTCTAAACTCAAGGTATCAATGACGCCAAAGGAAAGTTCTTCAACCGTTTTACTGGCCAGTTGCGCATAGCCGCGCAAACGGCGATGAAAGAAAATTCGACCGTGCTTAACAATCAAAATCACAATTTCTTCATTTGGCTGCTGGCATACAAGTAGCACGGCGTGCTCTTGAAATGGCACTAAGCTGGCAAAAGCGAATTCTTCGGTGGTGATTGTTGTCAATTCAATGGAACTGCCATCAAGTTGCTCAACTAGCGATTGTAGATGGGCTTTTGCTGCCACCACTACGTTGATCTTTTCAACACCGCCAGAAAGAGTGGGGCCAGAGAAATAATCCAATATCATTTCATCTGGTGCAACATGCACTAAATCATTAACTTGCCACTTTAACGCGCCATTGAGTTCATCTTCTGGCACATTGGGTTTGTCCACTTGCACAATCTGGTATTGAGCAGGAGCAAGCACCAAGTGACCTTGCGCGGCAGTTTTGTGCTCGGCTTGAAGTTTACTGAGCGCGAGTAATTGGTCATTGTTGACGACCGGATATTGCTGATAATCAAATGTATCGGCTTCTAATGCATAACAGACAGCAAGGGCATCTTGTCGAAATGCCAAGCCAACTTGATGTGCAGCGTTTGCGCCGCGAAACAGCCTAGATAATTTAGAGGTTAACGACATCCAATGATTCTTATTATTTATTCCAAAACGGTGCTACCAAACAACGCCATTATCCTCTATTCCCTTTGATGCGCAAGCTTTTTAGCAACAAAAACAAGCTTTAACTCGTCGCGCAATATCGCTTGAGATTGCAAATACAAACGCCAAGATACGCCTTGAATTAGTTCGAATAACGCACACGGCTCGAAACAACGGGTCGAACATTACCAGTGTACGCCACAATTCAACAACAGATATTGTGCCACACAGGGCGTTTTAACTGATTCGTGTTTTGTTCGTTTTCAGTTATTTTCTGCTTATTTTGCTGTCTCTAATCACTATGTCAGTATTTAGTGCGTAAGGTAAACTTGTTAAACTGGCAACAGCAGTACGCCAACTTTTATTCTCACTTATCGCCGTTATACGCATTGTCATCCATGTCACCCATACAACAAATTGAACACCCATTGTTTAAAGCGCACCAGCTAACCGTTTTCATTAAGCGTGACGATCTCATTCACCCGATTATTTCTGGTAATAAATGGCGCAAGTTACAAGGTAATTTAGCGTTTGCTAAGCAAGCTAAAAAACGCGGTGTTTTAAGTTTTGGTGGCGCTTACTCAAACCACCTGCACGCGCTGGCTTATGCCTGCCAACAGTACCAATTATCGGCAATAGCAATTGTGCGAGGAGAGGCAAAGTACCAGTCAAATTACACTTTGAGCTGGGCGAAGCATTGGGGAATGAATTTACAATTTGTCGATCGACAAACCTATCGCCAACGCAGCGAACTAGGCTATTTAAAATCATTGCAAGCTGCTTACCCCGATCACTTGGTTGTGCCAGAAGGTGGCAGCAATGAATATGCATTATCAGGCTTAGCTACACTGGTCAGCGAGTTAAATCAACAAGTGGACTACGACACCCTCATGCTACCCGTGGGTAGCGGTGGAACCATCGCGGGCTTAATCAAAGCAGATCAAAACCAGCATCACATACTGGGGATTGCGGTGCTCAAGCAAGCTGATTACCTGATTGGCCATATCAATCAATTGCTTGGTACAACACCATCGACCAGCCCTTACACAAATTGGCAGCTCAATACTGAACGACACAGAGGCGGTTATGGTAAGTTTAGTCACGAGGATTGCTTGCGCTTGGCACAATTTACTGCGTTTACTGATATCCCCTTCGAACCTATCTATTCAGGGAAAATGCTGCTCGCCTTACTCGACTTAATCGAACAAGGCTATTTTCCATCAGGGCACCGTATAACGCTATTGCATACAGGTGGCATTCAAGGGCTTGGTGGACAGCTGGAACGAGGCTTGTTACCCGCTGAATTTGTTAAGGCAGTACAATCGCATTTGCCACCTGCGCCACAGGCTCAGTAAAGAAGTGCCCCTGACCACCAGTAACCCCTAAATGCACTAGCGTTCGCCACTCGTCTTTACTTTCAACACCAAGCGCATAAATTTTTACGCCGTGCTGAAGGCATCGGGCTTTAAGGCTTTGAATAAAGACTTGGTTCTCAATTTTCTCGTGCACATGGTAAACAATACTGCGGTGCAGTTTGATAAACCTGATCGGGCAGTCGCGCAAATAATCGGTACTGACGACATACTGCCCGACTTTATCGGCAAGGATTTTCACTCCCAGCTCGTCAAGCAAGCGAATAACAGGAGCTAGCTTATTCAGTTGAGTTACTAAATGATATTCACTGATTTCAACAATTAAGCGATTCGCAATATCCGGCACTTGTGCCAACTTGTTATAAACGGCTTCAATAAAGTATTCGTCGAGCAAAGCATCAATCGACAAATTCAAGCTGCAAGCGTCAGGCTGCTTGCCTTCATATTGCAACAGCCGACAAACTTGCTCAAACACCAATAAATCAATTTTCGCGCTTAACCCACACTTTTGCGCCATCGGTAGGAAGACACGCGCACTGATCAGCTGCCCTTGGCTATCGCGCACTTTAGAGAGCACTTCGTGATGAAGAATTTGATCACTTTGGCTAGCGATCACTGGTTGAAAGAAGATCACAAACGCGTTTTTCTCAATCGCACGTGCCAAAAAGGTGCGCCATTTGAGCGAACCTTTCGCTGACTCTCTAGCGACCTCACCAGACTCGTACATAAACCATTGAGAAGGCCCTTGCAATTGTGCGTTGCGCAGCGCCATATCCGCTTCTGCCATAATTTTGTAGGCTTGGTTGTCTCCAGCAAAACACACCACCCCAATGTGAGTAAACTCATCTTTGGCAACCCCGACAGGTAACGGAATTTGATTGATACTTGCTAGCAGTTTGTTGGCCAGTTTTTGTGCTTCATCGGCATATAGGCCCGTCATCAGAATCGCCAATTCAGCACTATTAGGACGTGCTATAAAGTAATTATTAAAGTTAACCAAACGCTTTTTAATTAGCGCTATGGCTTGTTCGACAAATGCTAGCGCCGTCTGCCCGCCATAGGTCGCTTGCACCGCGTCGAAGTCTTTAAAACACAGTAACATCACACAGCCTCTGGCGTCTTCTTCCTTCAACAAGGCATCTAGCCGATTATTGAAGAACTCTCGATTACCGACGCCCGTTTCGGGCTCCAATAATAAACGTTCGCGAATTTTCAACTCAGCATGTCCTTGATTCGCCTTCGCTTCGTGGAGCTTGTGCAGCAATTCTGCGATTGACTCACTGATTGGCTCTTGCGCTTTGATCGGCTGGTATTTGCCGTGAATACGCGATAAAGCTGCCCAGTTTTCCAGCGAACGAATGGGGGCAAAGGAAGATGAGAGACTCTTTGACAGGCTAAAGCGAACGCCTAGTACACAGGCAGCAAAAATAAAATTAAACGCAATAAATAGCCAAGAGGTGAACAGCAGGTTAAGCGGATGCACAAAAACAAACGTCAGTTCACCACTTTCAATTTCGCGCAGCAGAGTTAAACGAGAAGCGCGCTCATGATAAAGCGGCAACCCCGTGGCGTTGTCGAAAATCTCAATCAAAGGAGCGGGATACCACTGGTTACTGGCCTGCACTATCTCGTTAGCTTGCTGATTTTGCTCACTCCATACATTGCCAAACATAAAGCCGACGCTGGCAAGGTAGAGTAATAAAGCCCCAAGTTCAAACCGTTTAATAACCGCTTTTAATGTATGCTGGAAAATATGCGGCACAGCAGCCTCTGACAAAATTAACTCCGTTTAATAAGTTATAGTATTGATATTTAACTCGGTACAGGTTTTCCCTACCAATTGGTATAACGGCCGAGGTATAAGCCAATTAATTCAACTAATTTGAATCTTTATCTTTGTATTTATCTTTAGGCATAAAAAAACACCATGGCCGAGGCACATGGTGTTTTTGTATTAACGTGTCGTTGTTATCTACAAAGCAAATTATGCTTGAGCGATTACAACAACTTTAACGTTAACGTCTACATCTGTGTGTAAGTGAAGTGCGATTTCGAATTCACCTGTTTCACGGATTGAACCGTGAGGCATGCGAACTTCTGATTTAACAACTTCAACACCAGCTTCAGTGATAGCATCAGCAATATCTTTAGTACCGATAGAGCCGAATAGCTTGCCTTCGTCACCAGCTTTAGAAGCGATAGTCACTTCTGCAAGCTCAGTTACTTTAGCAGCACGTGCTTCAGCAGCAGCTAAAGCTTCAGCTAGTTGCTTTTCTAAGTCTGCACGACGAGCTTCAAAGTGCTCAACGTTAGCTTTAGAAGCGAATACAGCTTTACCTTTTGGTAATAAGTAGTTACGTGCGTAACCAGACTTTACCGTCACCTTGTCACCAAGGCCGCCTAACTTGGCGATTTTGTCTAGAAGGATAACTTCCATCTTAATGCCCCTTTAGGTTACTTGTGTAAATCAGTGTATGGTAATAGTGCTAAGTAACGTGCACGCTTGATAGCAGTAGCTAGTTGGCGTTGGTATTTAGCGCTTGTACCAGTGATACGGCTAGGTACGATTTTACCACTTTCAGTGATGTAGTTTTTTAGTGTTGCGATATCTTTGTAATCGATTTGCGCAGCACCTTCCGCTGAGAAGCGGCAGAACTTACGACGTCTAAAAAAACGTGACATGGGATTTCTCCTAATCATTGATGTTGTTTAGTGAGCAAACACTCAATTAAACAATCATCGAATCAAATCATTTCAATCTGTTGAGCATGCAAGGCAAGTACTGGATTTCCGGTTCTTGACTCGTGACGGTTAATAAAACCTGTCACTTGAATTTGCATGCCCTCAATTAATTCACTTGCTAATCGTTGTGACCATTCGCCTGTTGCGACCACTTTCATTCTGACGAATGCTTGTCGGTTTAGGCCATCTTCAACCTGAATTGAACGATGTTCGATACTAAACTGACAGTGGTGAACCCCCGCAGGGCTAGTTGATAATTTCAGTGGACTTACCACATTACCAACCAGAACGAAACTGTTAGTCACGGATTACTAATTATTCAGCAGCAGCTTCTTCTTTCTTAGGAGCTTCAGCTGGCTTTTCAGTAACCTCTTTCTTAGCTTCGCGACGGTCATCTTTAGCAGTCGCCATAGGAGACGCTTCAGTTACCGCGCCTTTAGTGCGCATGATCATGTTACGTAGAACTACGTCGTTGTAACGGAAAGAAGTTTCTAATTCATCAATAACTGACTGAGGCGCTTCAACGTTCATTAAAACGTAGTGTGCCTTGTGTAGTTTGTTGATTGGGTAAGCTAATTGACGACGACCCCAGTCTTCAAGACGTGTGATTGAGCCTTCAGCAGCTGTGATCATGTCTGAGTAACGCTGGATCATGCCAGGTACTTGTTCACTCTGATCAGGGTGAACCATAAATACGATTTCGTAATGACGCATTACGAGCTCCTTACGGTTGTAGCCTCGTATCTGGCTCAGCCAACACCAGTGTTGAGGCAAGGAACAAAACTTGCGGCTGATTTAAGGTCGCGTATTGTAGGGAAAATAACCAAGGAAGGCAAGTACAGCGCGGCAAAAAACACTTGTTAATTACCGAATAGACAACAACCCACTAACTATTAGCGTTAGATAAGGCTAACCCTTATTAATTACCGTGCAGTTTCGACCATTAGCTTTCGCTTGATAAAGTGCCTTATCCGCGCTGCTCATCAAATTACTGGCGCTGCTTTGTTGATTAGGTACTAATGAATATATGCCAGCACTCACGGTGACTGAAAAGTCATGTTGATTAAAATAAATTGTCGAGGAACTGATCTCTTCACGTAGTGTTTCTACTAGGCTAAACACGTCAGTTTGCTCGGTATCAGTAACGATAACCGCAAATTCTTCCCCCCCTATACGCGCAACAATGTCGGTATCTCGTTGGAATGTTGACTTCATCACACTGGCAACATGCTTGATGGTTTCATCCCCCGCCGGGTGGCCATACTTATCATTCACTTTTTTAAAATAATCAATATCAACAATCACAATCGACAACATTGTTTGGCGGCGCATATTCGCATCCCATGCATGCGCTAGGTACTGATCAAAATGGCGGCGATTATATATGCCGGTTAACGAGTCTTTAATTGATAGCTCTTTTAATGTCTGCTCTTGGTTAAGCTTTTCATGGTATTCGCTATTTAACTGACGGCCTTGAAATAGCATATATATGCTGTAAAAAAACAGCATGCCAACCTCGAGCTGGGCAACAACAGAGTCTGACATTAATACCACAGTAATGATGGGGATCGCCGTATTCGATGCCAAGTAATAACTATACAAAGATCTGTCTAACGAGTAAGTCATCGTACCACTGCTCACTAACGCAAACAGCGTCATAAAGACATAGATAAACAAAGGTTCAAATTCCGGTCGCAGCATAGAAAGGGCAAACACAGAGCTGAAAATCAGACAGGGAAGCAGGACACTGGCACGCAGCAATAGCCACCAAACTTTATGACTATATTGCTTTAAGGACCGAGAGCTGTAATAAAAGATAATGCGAAAAGCACCGAGCAAAAACAATGCACACGCAATGCTATAAAACCAAGTCGTCTGCTGGCGATAAAAGTCGGTGCCAATACCTATCGCTAGCCAACCCAGTAGATAGATATAGCAGCCATTGAGGGTACGTCGCTCAATATCTTGCTCAACTTGTTCATTCACTTGGATAGACGCACTTGAATTATCTGAAGTCACTGTTCATTACCTGCCTAACCTGTCTTGCAGTACCGCAACGAACATAATGTCAGTTGCCATTGTCTTTACACAGGGAAGATATCGAATAAAGCAGCTCCCTAGTGGGAAGCGGCGATAGAGGAACACGCCATAAAACAAAGTGATCAGCATAAAATCCTTTTCAATACTCAACGGGAGTTAAATACCATAGGGGTTTTAAGGATAAAGGGAAGCACTGAGAATTAAAAGTGTTTACAAAAAATTAACGTTAATTTCAAATAAGTTAGCTAAATTCAATCATTGAAAAATAAAGCCATAGCCATCAGCATGCTAATGGCTATGTACGTAAAGTCTGAATATACCAACCGTTATTTGCCAAAACCACGCATAACATTCACCGCTAAGCCCATCCATTTCGGCACAGCGTAGCGCAGTTTAGGTTTGTCATGCTCAGCGGCTTTAACCATGGCATCAATAACAGGTTGAATATTGTCGCTCTGCATATTTAACACCGACTTTTGCTCTACTTGGGCTATATATTCTTTGTGATCTTTGTAAAGCGAGTCCGGTTTCATCCATGAGAATTTTTTCTCCATATTGGCTTCGTTAAAGCCAGTGCCGTATGGACCTGGTTCAATCATAGAGACATTAACGCCAAATGGTGACAGCTCTTCTGCCAAACCAGCGCCTGCACTTTCTAGCGCAAACTTAGTCATTGAATAAGGCGACAAGAATGGCAGCGGAATACGGCCAACTAACGACGTGACGATAATAATGGTACCACTTTTCTTTGCCATCATTTTGGGCGCAGCCGCCTGAATCATGGCAATCGTACCGATGACATTGGTTTCAAGGTTGTTGCGAATGCGCTCTAACGGCACTTCCACTAACGCACCACCTTCACCAATACCGGCATTGTTGATCAAAACATCCAGATCGAACGCTTTGACCTGCTCGACATCATCCGGGTTGGTAATATCAAGCTTCATAATGGTGAGCTCGACGTTTTGCGATGTTGAATATTCAGCAAGCGACTCAGCTTGGCTCTCATCGTAAGTTGCAGCGATAACTTGATGACCCCGTTTTGCCAATGCGATAGCGGTTTCGCGGCCAAACCCTGTTGCCGCGCCAGTAATTAGTATTTTCTTCATCAATGATTCCCAGTAACTTAATAGCCTGAATAGTTAGGCCACTTGTAATTTCAATCTCAAATATAAAACTGACATGAATAGTACGGCATCTGTCGTGAAAGTTCAGCGGCAAATCACATCATCACGCAGTTATTCCCTAGATAAATCAGCTAAATGAGCCTAGGTATCGCCGCCCTTGGATAGTCGCAAATAGGGTAGAAAAAACCTTATGCACGATTGTGTTGAAGTCACACACTATTACGGTACTAATTTCATCCCGCCTTGGTTGACAACTTACGTCAAGTTCAAACTTCGAATAAAACGCACAAACGCATGAAAGTAATACCTTTTTGTT is a window of Thalassotalea euphylliae DNA encoding:
- the gspM gene encoding type II secretion system protein GspM codes for the protein MEQWRHYQDKFLQLTKREQIIILFAGLFLILYLGFTLFIEPNIKQTEQDRARIRDLNNSINTAQASIDIYQAALSSDPNEAVSNEIEQQKALLADIDQELLTLTSELINPVQMRIALIELLTLQPGVSLSALEVIPPSALFVASEAETAEGGEATAEPESIAASANTGNEAQTVALYRHGIKLTLTGRYNALQAYLAELEQMKWKFFWQEFELKVTEYPSNELTVTLYSLSTAKEFIGV
- a CDS encoding PilN domain-containing protein, which codes for MIKSSINLLQPELLPKKPWLTLSTVISIWLLALLVMLAGAGYSHFQRSDTATELVQLNQQNESYNAQLETLKTQQSSAQADSVLTTELATLKALTRNKRYFHGHLTDTEYTYIGGFAAAMKELSALHSAQISLHHIRIHEDQFYFAGKARQANAVPNWLANFEQSQVLSGQVFQQLSMIEGEDKLIAFQVSSTDNLVEESE
- a CDS encoding 1-aminocyclopropane-1-carboxylate deaminase/D-cysteine desulfhydrase, with the translated sequence MLNWQQQYANFYSHLSPLYALSSMSPIQQIEHPLFKAHQLTVFIKRDDLIHPIISGNKWRKLQGNLAFAKQAKKRGVLSFGGAYSNHLHALAYACQQYQLSAIAIVRGEAKYQSNYTLSWAKHWGMNLQFVDRQTYRQRSELGYLKSLQAAYPDHLVVPEGGSNEYALSGLATLVSELNQQVDYDTLMLPVGSGGTIAGLIKADQNQHHILGIAVLKQADYLIGHINQLLGTTPSTSPYTNWQLNTERHRGGYGKFSHEDCLRLAQFTAFTDIPFEPIYSGKMLLALLDLIEQGYFPSGHRITLLHTGGIQGLGGQLERGLLPAEFVKAVQSHLPPAPQAQ
- a CDS encoding EAL domain-containing protein, translating into MSEAAVPHIFQHTLKAVIKRFELGALLLYLASVGFMFGNVWSEQNQQANEIVQASNQWYPAPLIEIFDNATGLPLYHERASRLTLLREIESGELTFVFVHPLNLLFTSWLFIAFNFIFAACVLGVRFSLSKSLSSSFAPIRSLENWAALSRIHGKYQPIKAQEPISESIAELLHKLHEAKANQGHAELKIRERLLLEPETGVGNREFFNNRLDALLKEEDARGCVMLLCFKDFDAVQATYGGQTALAFVEQAIALIKKRLVNFNNYFIARPNSAELAILMTGLYADEAQKLANKLLASINQIPLPVGVAKDEFTHIGVVCFAGDNQAYKIMAEADMALRNAQLQGPSQWFMYESGEVARESAKGSLKWRTFLARAIEKNAFVIFFQPVIASQSDQILHHEVLSKVRDSQGQLISARVFLPMAQKCGLSAKIDLLVFEQVCRLLQYEGKQPDACSLNLSIDALLDEYFIEAVYNKLAQVPDIANRLIVEISEYHLVTQLNKLAPVIRLLDELGVKILADKVGQYVVSTDYLRDCPIRFIKLHRSIVYHVHEKIENQVFIQSLKARCLQHGVKIYALGVESKDEWRTLVHLGVTGGQGHFFTEPVAQVANAIVLP
- the rplI gene encoding 50S ribosomal protein L9, which codes for MEVILLDKIAKLGGLGDKVTVKSGYARNYLLPKGKAVFASKANVEHFEARRADLEKQLAEALAAAEARAAKVTELAEVTIASKAGDEGKLFGSIGTKDIADAITEAGVEVVKSEVRMPHGSIRETGEFEIALHLHTDVDVNVKVVVIAQA
- the rpsR gene encoding 30S ribosomal protein S18, coding for MSRFFRRRKFCRFSAEGAAQIDYKDIATLKNYITESGKIVPSRITGTSAKYQRQLATAIKRARYLALLPYTDLHK
- the priB gene encoding primosomal replication protein N; translation: MTNSFVLVGNVVSPLKLSTSPAGVHHCQFSIEHRSIQVEDGLNRQAFVRMKVVATGEWSQRLASELIEGMQIQVTGFINRHESRTGNPVLALHAQQIEMI
- the rpsF gene encoding 30S ribosomal protein S6, which gives rise to MRHYEIVFMVHPDQSEQVPGMIQRYSDMITAAEGSITRLEDWGRRQLAYPINKLHKAHYVLMNVEAPQSVIDELETSFRYNDVVLRNMIMRTKGAVTEASPMATAKDDRREAKKEVTEKPAEAPKKEEAAAE
- a CDS encoding GGDEF domain-containing protein, which encodes MTSDNSSASIQVNEQVEQDIERRTLNGCYIYLLGWLAIGIGTDFYRQQTTWFYSIACALFLLGAFRIIFYYSSRSLKQYSHKVWWLLLRASVLLPCLIFSSVFALSMLRPEFEPLFIYVFMTLFALVSSGTMTYSLDRSLYSYYLASNTAIPIITVVLMSDSVVAQLEVGMLFFYSIYMLFQGRQLNSEYHEKLNQEQTLKELSIKDSLTGIYNRRHFDQYLAHAWDANMRRQTMLSIVIVDIDYFKKVNDKYGHPAGDETIKHVASVMKSTFQRDTDIVARIGGEEFAVIVTDTEQTDVFSLVETLREEISSSTIYFNQHDFSVTVSAGIYSLVPNQQSSASNLMSSADKALYQAKANGRNCTVINKG
- a CDS encoding SDR family NAD(P)-dependent oxidoreductase — encoded protein: MKKILITGAATGFGRETAIALAKRGHQVIAATYDESQAESLAEYSTSQNVELTIMKLDITNPDDVEQVKAFDLDVLINNAGIGEGGALVEVPLERIRNNLETNVIGTIAMIQAAAPKMMAKKSGTIIIVTSLVGRIPLPFLSPYSMTKFALESAGAGLAEELSPFGVNVSMIEPGPYGTGFNEANMEKKFSWMKPDSLYKDHKEYIAQVEQKSVLNMQSDNIQPVIDAMVKAAEHDKPKLRYAVPKWMGLAVNVMRGFGK